The Radiobacillus deserti genomic interval TGGATGCTTCTCGTATTCGATTTGGGCCGAAACGAGAGCCTGGTCGAAAGCTAACCGTCCAATCCATCGGCATCCCATAAATAATCGCTTTCGCGTCATCTGATTCCGATTGTGACATAATGAATACTTTTCCTGAATAGGCATCATCAAAACGCATAATTGGTTCCCCCTCTACTCTGTTAACTCTTTTACGAATCTCGGTAATGCAAACGAAGCAACATGTAATTCCTTTGTATAATATTTTGTATCGATATCCTCGAACCTATCTTCCTTCACCTTTAACGGGTCATGGATTTTACTTCCTATTGTAAATGTCCACATTCCACTCGGATAGGTTGGAATGTTAGCCGTGTAAAGTCGCGTTACTGGAAAAATTTCTTTAACATCTTGAAACACTTGCTTTATCAAATCTGCTTTAAACCACGGATTATCGGTTTGAGCGACGAAAATCCCATCATCCTTCAACGCTTTGGAAATCCCTGCATAAAATCCCTTTGTAAATAAGTTTACAGCAGGCCCTACAGGCTCGGTGGAGTCCACCATTATAACATCATAAGCTCTTTCACTTTCTGCGATGTGCATAAAGCCGTCTGCTACTTTTACTTCCACCCGAGGATTTCCTTCTAACTCACCAGCAATAGAAGGTAAGTATTTTTTAGAATACTCGATCACCTTCCCATCAATCTCCACAAGGGTAGCTTTTTCCACCGTTTTATGCTTTAACACTTCCCGAATTACTCCACCATCTCCGCCACCGACAACGAGCACTTGCTTCGGACTTGGGTGGGTAAACAACGGGACATGAGCTACCATTTCATGATAGACAAATTCGTCCTTCTCTGTCGTCATCACCATACCATCCAACGTAAGCATGTTGCCCCATTCATAGGTTTCAATCATGTCAAGCTTCTGGAACTCGGTTTGTTCTCCATGTAAGGTTTTCTTAATTTTTGCCGTAATACCGAAGTCTTTCGTCTGCTTCTCTGTAAACCATAAATCCATGCCAAAACTCCTTTACCATTCACTACTATTACTTTGCTATCCTCTTTCTTTTCTTATACCTTTTACTCCTAATAAACAAACAAATTATAGCGAATGTTTTGTCGAATACCAAGCATTTTATGTTTAATTTTTCCTATCTCGTTCCATAATGATAAGAAAAAACGAAGTGCTTCAAACCCTTTTCCAATAATTCAGCTATAAAATAAGGTGATCGCCTATGTATAAATGGATAAAAAAACAACTTCATACTATTAAAAGTAAGCCACTTCGCATCGCTGTTATCGTTTCTATTCTGTCCATGTTTTGTGCGGTTGTCTTTGTTGTGGCCATATTTACGTATGCATACAGCTTGGGACCACCGCCCCTTACGAGTCAACAAAACACCGTCTACTACGGGGCGAACCAGAACGTAATCGGAGAAGAACGAGGACTCCAAAGTCGCTATTGGGTAGATTTAGAGGATATTTCTAAGCATGTAGTAAAGGCCACCGTTGCAATAGAAGATCAAAATTTTTACAATCATGGTGGTTTTGACTTTAAACGAATTGCATCTGCTCTCTTTCATGATATAAAAGCAATGGCCATGGTGCAGGGTGCAAGTACGATTACGCAGCAATACGCACGTAATCTCTTTCTGTCCCACGAGAAAACATGGACCCGAAAAATTAAAGAAGCCTTCTATACATTACGTTTAGAAATGTTTTATACAAAAAACGAGATATTAGAAGGCTATTTAAACACGATTTATTACGGCCATGGAGCCTATGGTATCGAAGCAGCTAGTCGTTATTTTTTTGACAAATCAGCAAAAAACTTGGATTTAGCAGAAGCAGCGACTTTGGCGGGTATCCCAAAGGGTCCATCCTATTATTCCCCATTTCATGATCAAGAACGTGCAAAAAAGAGACAGGAACTTATCCTTAAAACGATGCAGCAGCAAGGAAAAATCACGAAACATGAACAGTTTTTAGCAAGTAGCGAGAAACTCACTTTTACAAACGCAAAGGATAGGGAAACAAAATCTATCGCACCTTATTTTCAGGATGCCGTCTTAAAGAAGCTAGCGAACATCCTACATGAGGACATAGAATCGATTCGTTCGGGAGGCTATCAAGTATACACGACATTGCATACGGACCATCAAAAAAAGCTGGAGGAATCCATACAAGAAACGATGGATCCAGAAAGTGACCTACAGGTAGGTGCCATGTCTGTTGAACCAGAATCCGGTGCCATTACAGCGATGGTTGGAGGAAGAAGCTATGAAGAAAGCCCTTATAATAGAGCAACCATGGCGGAACGAATGCCTGGTTCTTCCTTTAAACCTTTTTTATACTATGAAGCGTTAGAGAACGGCTATACAGCTACCACTTCCTTATTAAGTAAGCCAACGACGTTCGAGCTAGCGAACGGAAAAGTATATGCTCCTAGTAACTATAATGGATATTATGCATACAAACCGATTACTCTAGCACAGGCCATTGCATTATCTGATAACATTTATGCGGTTAAAACGAATGTCGCACTAGGCCCAAAAAACCTAGTGAGAACAGCTAGAAAATTCGGTATTAAGAAAAAGCTTCCAGCCGTCCCTTCCTTAGCTTTAGGAACAGCCGTTGTTAGTGTCGAGGACATGGTGGGCGGTTATAGCATGATCGCAAATGGCGGTAAAAGGGTAGAGCCTTATTTAATAGAAAAAGTAACCGATTCAAAAGGGAATATTCTGTTTGAACATGATCAATCGGATAATGAACAAGTATTAGATGAGAAAAAAACGTTCATTCTAAGTCAGTTAATGACCGGCATGTTCGACGAATCATTGAATGGGTATATGCGGGTAACTGGTGCCTCCATTGCTGATGAGCTTTCCCACAAATTCGCAGGCAAATCAGGAACAACTAATACAGATAGCTGGATGGTCGGGTTTAGTCCAAAGCTCGTGACGGGGGTTTGGACAGGCTATGATCAAAATCAGCAAATGAATAAAGTAGATGAGCATCAATACGCGAAGGACATTTGGGCATCGTTCATGAACAAAGCACATGAGGGAGAAAAAGACGTCCGATTTGAACAGCCCAAAGGTGTCGTAGGTGTGTATGTAGACCCAGTCACAGGGGAAAAAGCAACTCCATACTGTGCTGAGCGAAGGATGATGTATTTCGAAAAAGGAACGGAACCAACCACCTTCTGTTCGTTACACTATCCACATGCTCAAGAGAAAGAGGAGGACACTCCTAAGGAACAAGAAAAGAAAAAAAGCGGTTGGAAAAAGTGGTTGGATTGGTTACCATTTGGACAATAAATGATGTAGAATAAGAAAAAGGCCGGATGAGCTCCGGCCTTTTTCTTTGTCCTAGTAAATACATGACGAACCATGTGCTTTAATTTTACAAAGTTCATAAGGAAACCACAACATTTTAAGAAAACGTTCACTTTTCGTTCACATTTTAGACATTACTTTGCGAATGCCTGTTTCAGCTCATCCGAAGAGTTTTCCCAAAGCTCCGGATTAAACTCTTTTAAAAAGTTTCCTAGTAATTGTCTAGAGTGCTTATCCATATGATCGACAATCACTTTCCCTTTTAATGATTTATCCATATGATTCACATGCTCTGGCATAGATTTATAAGCGCGTTTGATCGAACGATCCACAACAATCTCACTTGCAGCTACTCCATAGTAATAGCCGCCTTGCTGCCCCTTCTCAACTGTTACCCAAGCAATCCAATATAACTTCCCATTTGGTACTACAGATCTATCTGGTAAGAACTTGACTCTTCTCTCTACATCACTTCTTGCATGCATCGCTCCCATATCAACATATGCTTTGTCCTCGTTCGGATCTACAATGACAGAGGACATATTCTCAAGGGTAATTGCTCCAATCCCATATCCACCATGACCATCGGTCGAATCATTTTTCATAATGGTAAAGGAATTTGACTTTTTCTTGTTAGAAGATTGGTCAGAACTCATCATTGGCCTCCTTCGTCATCTCATTTGTCCTTATTGTAGCATCTTCTATTTTTGATTTCATCTTCTAGAAAAAGCAGGGAAAACTAAATAAGAAATCGATTATGATATCGAAACTAAAATAAAGGAGTGTCTCTATTGCCATACGTAACCGTTAAAATGCTTGAGGGACGTACTGACGAGCAAAAAAAGAACCTAGTAGAAAAAGTAACAGATGCTGTTGTGGAAACGACTGGTGCAAACAAAGAAAAAGTAGTTGTCTTTATTGAGGAAATGAGTAAGAACGACTACGGCGTTG includes:
- a CDS encoding transglycosylase domain-containing protein; translation: MYKWIKKQLHTIKSKPLRIAVIVSILSMFCAVVFVVAIFTYAYSLGPPPLTSQQNTVYYGANQNVIGEERGLQSRYWVDLEDISKHVVKATVAIEDQNFYNHGGFDFKRIASALFHDIKAMAMVQGASTITQQYARNLFLSHEKTWTRKIKEAFYTLRLEMFYTKNEILEGYLNTIYYGHGAYGIEAASRYFFDKSAKNLDLAEAATLAGIPKGPSYYSPFHDQERAKKRQELILKTMQQQGKITKHEQFLASSEKLTFTNAKDRETKSIAPYFQDAVLKKLANILHEDIESIRSGGYQVYTTLHTDHQKKLEESIQETMDPESDLQVGAMSVEPESGAITAMVGGRSYEESPYNRATMAERMPGSSFKPFLYYEALENGYTATTSLLSKPTTFELANGKVYAPSNYNGYYAYKPITLAQAIALSDNIYAVKTNVALGPKNLVRTARKFGIKKKLPAVPSLALGTAVVSVEDMVGGYSMIANGGKRVEPYLIEKVTDSKGNILFEHDQSDNEQVLDEKKTFILSQLMTGMFDESLNGYMRVTGASIADELSHKFAGKSGTTNTDSWMVGFSPKLVTGVWTGYDQNQQMNKVDEHQYAKDIWASFMNKAHEGEKDVRFEQPKGVVGVYVDPVTGEKATPYCAERRMMYFEKGTEPTTFCSLHYPHAQEKEEDTPKEQEKKKSGWKKWLDWLPFGQ
- a CDS encoding YwhD family protein encodes the protein MSSDQSSNKKKSNSFTIMKNDSTDGHGGYGIGAITLENMSSVIVDPNEDKAYVDMGAMHARSDVERRVKFLPDRSVVPNGKLYWIAWVTVEKGQQGGYYYGVAASEIVVDRSIKRAYKSMPEHVNHMDKSLKGKVIVDHMDKHSRQLLGNFLKEFNPELWENSSDELKQAFAK
- the speE gene encoding polyamine aminopropyltransferase — its product is MDLWFTEKQTKDFGITAKIKKTLHGEQTEFQKLDMIETYEWGNMLTLDGMVMTTEKDEFVYHEMVAHVPLFTHPSPKQVLVVGGGDGGVIREVLKHKTVEKATLVEIDGKVIEYSKKYLPSIAGELEGNPRVEVKVADGFMHIAESERAYDVIMVDSTEPVGPAVNLFTKGFYAGISKALKDDGIFVAQTDNPWFKADLIKQVFQDVKEIFPVTRLYTANIPTYPSGMWTFTIGSKIHDPLKVKEDRFEDIDTKYYTKELHVASFALPRFVKELTE
- a CDS encoding 2-hydroxymuconate tautomerase; this translates as MPYVTVKMLEGRTDEQKKNLVEKVTDAVVETTGANKEKVVVFIEEMSKNDYGVAGKRLVD